In Papaver somniferum cultivar HN1 unplaced genomic scaffold, ASM357369v1 unplaced-scaffold_114, whole genome shotgun sequence, a genomic segment contains:
- the LOC113328795 gene encoding uncharacterized protein LOC113328795, whose protein sequence is MTRISPIQEKHENGNEGTSARTRPFTFEEIMLRRKKNRSSSEVEAEAEESEKLLVKGNDVTIQNHSEFGEAHEEIKIKASGESEKISSTREQVSTSVEEDQLGRKDNENFDAKTYLVEKLDKEVSDSTKEEKSEIGSRFSSRNEEMRAVLENETDKDTKSRVEGDKKEKHSHHRSRNEETLEDNLEKEPDKVTKSKGKRDKTEKSRHYRIRNEEISRDDMEVESNKDIRNVAKGDKNKTQSRHGSRKEERSTDVSENKPDKDMESKAKADRNEKSSHPKSRNDEISRADVEVQPEKGSWRKKTSSGTEKRKSDTETKRKQHPGGYEKDSSELDGNAVKKHDSGKRYDSETVGRKGRRESSPSHYDEERPKRRRSRSREKKDKDRRSISDFPREHKRTSYKEQEHESSRKSYPDADKNKMSSNSGYGSSHYHRHGGHESRLGGYSPRKRRTDSAVKTPSPTPRSPERKSAGWDLPPTGTDIQNSHQILSSSVNEVPAAVLVRSNSATKKAVSSGSSSTTPSASKNSTADNVQLTSPRRRLLVENVPTSASDEHVMECFNNFFLPSDAYHIQGTLPCIHCSMNKEKGQALVEFLTPEDATTALSFNGKLFSGSILKVRRPKDFAESATGVSQKPVTVVDKISDVVKDSSNKIFVGGIAKVLSSDMVKEIASAFGALRAYHFEVNESASEACAFLEYVDKSITLKACAGLNGMKLGGEVLTVVQATPDASVVGGIEEPPCYAVPEYAKPLLSKATKVLKLHNVLNEEELSTLSGQQVEEVLEDVRLECARYGAVKSINIVRNVDRPTTAPGEIINQASLMSSSPQIENCCNVKKVEPTGVEVDPNSGETRGPAALGDVRETLVDGADTTNSIPNHAENEERKRDTIISTSYLGCDTVFQESPSQLDKSKNQSVQAINSSDDFPSCNNCCTENSNVVEEEELKSGEADLELHEASIKLNDTSTKDSKDNNENIDMTDIFEVGCILVEYARTETSCIAAHCLHGRLFGDKTVTVGYVDHDQYMSRFSK, encoded by the exons ATGACCAGAATTAGTCCGATACAGGAAAAGCATGAGAATGGGAATGAGGGCACTTCAGCCCGAACAAGACCTTTCACATTCGAGGAGATTATGCTGAGAAGGAAAAAGAATAGATCAAGTTCAGAAGTCGAAGCGGAAGCTGAAGAGTCAGAGAAGCTTTTGGTGAAGGGCAATGATGTAACAATTCAAAATCATTCTGAATTTGGTGAAGCTCATGAAGAAATCAAGATTAAAGCTTCAGGTGAAAGTGAGAAGATAAGTTCCACAAGGGAACAGGTGAGTACCTCTGTGGAGGAGGATCAGTTAGGTagaaaagataatgaaaattttGATGCTAAAACCTACTTAGTGGAGAAACTAGACAAAGAGGTCAGTGATAGTACTAAAGAGGAGAAGAGTGAAATAGGTAGTCGTTTCAGTAGTAGAAATGAGGAAATGAGGGCTGTGTTAGAAAATGAAACTGATAAAGATACGAAAAGTAGAGTTGAAGGGgataaaaaggaaaaacataGTCATCACCGAAGCAGAAATGAGGAGACATTAGAAGATAACTTGGAGAAAGAGCCTGACAAAGTTACAAAAAGTAAAGGTAAAAGGGATAAAACTGAAAAATCTCGTCATTACAGAATCAGAAACGAGGAGATATCAAGAGATGACATggaggttgaatctaacaaagataTTAGAAATGTAGCTAAAGGGGACAAAAATAAAACACAAAGTCGGCATGGAAGTAGAAAAGAGGAGAGATCAACCGATGTTTCAGAGAATAAACCTGATAAAGATATGGAAAGTAAAGCTAAAGCGGATAGAAATGAAAAATCGAGTCATCCCAAAAGCAGAAATGATGAGATATCAAGAGCTGACGTTGAAGTTCAACCAGAGAAGGGCTCTTGGAGAAAGAAGACATCTTCAGGCACAGAAAAGAGGAAATCTGACACTGAAACTAAAAGAAAGCAACACCCAGGTGGTTATGAGAAAGATAGTTCTGAGTTAGACGGGAATGCTGTAAAGAAACACGATTCCGGAAAAAGATATGACTCAGAAACCGTGGGAAGAAAAGGTAGAAGGGAGTCATCTCCATCTCACTATGATGAAGAGAGGCCAAAAAGAAGAAGGTCAAGGAGTCGTGAAAAGAAGGATAAAGATAGGAGGTCAATATCTGATTTTCCTAGGGAGCACAAGCGTACTTCTTATAAAGAGCAGGAGCATGAGTCATCTAGGAAGTCGTATCCTGATGCTGATAAGAACAAAATGTCGAGCAATAGTGGGTACGGAAGTAGTCATTATCATCGTCATGGTGGGCATGAAAGTAGGCTTGGTGGTTATTCCCCTAGGAAGAGAAGAACAGATTCAGCTGTTAAGACGCCTTCTCCTACACCCCGCTCTCCAGAGAGGAAAAGTGCTGGCTGGGATCTCCCACCTACAGGAACTGACATACAAAATTCTCATCAGATCTTATCCTCCAGTGTAAATGAGGTGCCTGCTGCTGTTCTTGTGAGATCAAATTCAGCAACAAAAAAAGCTGTATCTTCTGGGTCTTCTTCAACTACCCCATCAGCGTCAAAGAATTCCACTGCTGATAATGTTCAACTGACGTCTCCGAGGAGAAGGCTCCTTGTAGAGAATGTACCAACTTCAGCATCTGATGAACATGTAATGGAGTGTTTCAATAACTTCTTTCTGCCATCAGATGCTTATCACATTCAAGGAACCCTGCCATGCATTCACTGTTCT ATGAATAAAGAGAAGGGGCAAGCTCTTGTGGAATTTCTTACACCAGAAGATGCCACAACAGCACTCTCTTTTAATGGTAAACTCTTCTCTGGATCTATTCTCAAAGTTAGACGCCCGAAGGACTTCGCGGAATCAGCA ACTGGTGTCTCACAGAAGCCAGTAACAGTTGTTGATAAAATTTCTGACGTCGTAAAGGATTCATCAAACAAG ATATTCGTTGGTGGAATTGCAAAGGTTCTTTCATCTGATATG GTAAAGGAGATTGCTAGTGCTTTTGGAGCATTGAGAGCTTATCATTTTGAGGTTAATGAATCTGCCAGTGAAGCGTGTGCTTTTTTGGAG TATGTGGACAAGTCAATTACTCTCAAGGCATGTGCTGGATTAAATGGGATGAAGTTAGGAGGGGAAGTCTTAACTGTCGTTCAAGCTACTCctgatgcatctgttgttggg GGCATTGAAGAGCCTCCATGTTATGCAGTTCCTGAGTATGCAAAGCCCCTACTTTCGAAGGCCACAAAAGTTCTGAAGCTACACAATGTG TTGAATGAGGAGGAACTATCAACTCTATCGGGACAACAAGTGGAAGAAGTGTTGGAAGATGTACGCTTGGAGTGTGCAAG GTATGGCGCCGTAAAATCTATTAATATTGTAAGGAATGTTGACAGGCCCACCACAGCTCCTGGTGAAATCATCAATCAGGCTAGCCTGATGAGTTCTTCACCTCAAATAGAGAATTGCTGTAACGTGAAGAAAGTGGAGCCCACAGGTGTAGAAGTTGATCCGAACTCTGGAGAAACTAGAGGACCAGCTGCTCTAGGTGATGTTAGAGAAACCCTAGTAGATGGTGCAGATACAACAAACAGTATTCCTAACCATGCCGAAAATGAGGAGCGTAAGCGGGATACTATTATTTCTACAAGTTACCTTGGCTGTGATACAGTATTTCAAGAATCCCCCTCCCAACTAGATAAAAGCAAAAATCAATCTGTGCAAGCTATTAATAGTAGCGATGATTTTCCTTCGTGTAACAACTGTTGCACTGAAAACAGTAACGTCGTTGAGGAGGAAGAACTGAAATCAGGAGAAGCAGACCTTGAATTGCATGAAGCTTCTATCAAGTTGAATGATACTTCTACAAAGGACTCCAAAGACAATAACGAAAACATCGACATGACTGATATTTTTGAAGTAGGGTGCATTCTTGTGGAGTATGCAAGGACAGAAACCTCGTGTATAGCAGCACACTGCCTTCATGGACGACTCTTTGGGGATAAAACTGTGACAGTGGGCTATGTTGACCATGACCAGTACATGTCTAGATTCTCCAAATGA